From Achromobacter spanius, a single genomic window includes:
- a CDS encoding YeaH/YhbH family protein, translated as MNSLIDRRLNGRNKSAVNRERFLRRYKDQIRKAVHGMIRDRSIQDMDQGGEINLPARDISEPTFRHGAGGDREMVHPGNREFAKGDTFDRPQGGQGEGGSEPGEGESVDQFTFSLSRAEFLNLFFEDLELPHLARNQLGEVSQKKWQRAGYTTTGSPSTLSISRTLKSSLARRVSLGVKARADLKDAEDALEEAKAAGAAEARIRELEQEVEDCRERLARVPFLDDLDLRYRNRVSVAIPMARAVMFCLMDVSGSMDEGKKDLAKRFFTLLYLFLSRKYEHVDLVFIRHTDNAEEVDEHTFFYDPKSGGTIVLSALELMREILEKRYPPSAWNVYAAQASDGDSFGADAGKSARFLAEHLLPSSRYFAYIEIPDSQEARKSSLWAEYEQKLEPHFVMRRICDRGEIFPVFHDLFKKETA; from the coding sequence ATGAATTCACTGATCGATCGCCGTCTTAACGGGCGCAATAAAAGCGCCGTTAACCGGGAGCGCTTTCTGCGGCGTTACAAGGATCAGATCCGCAAGGCGGTACACGGGATGATCCGTGACCGCTCGATCCAGGACATGGATCAAGGCGGCGAGATCAACTTGCCCGCCCGCGATATTTCCGAGCCGACGTTCCGGCACGGCGCGGGCGGCGACCGCGAAATGGTGCATCCGGGCAACCGCGAATTCGCCAAGGGCGACACCTTCGACCGGCCGCAAGGCGGGCAGGGCGAGGGTGGCTCGGAACCGGGAGAAGGCGAATCGGTGGACCAGTTCACCTTCAGCCTCTCGCGCGCCGAGTTTCTGAATCTGTTTTTTGAAGACCTGGAACTGCCGCACCTGGCGCGCAACCAGCTCGGCGAAGTCAGCCAGAAGAAATGGCAACGCGCCGGCTACACCACCACCGGCTCGCCCAGCACCCTGAGCATCAGCCGCACGCTGAAGTCCTCGCTGGCGCGGCGCGTGTCGCTGGGCGTAAAGGCGCGCGCCGACCTGAAGGATGCCGAGGATGCGCTGGAAGAGGCGAAGGCCGCCGGCGCGGCAGAAGCGCGTATCCGCGAGCTGGAACAGGAAGTCGAGGATTGCCGCGAGCGGCTGGCTCGCGTGCCCTTCCTGGACGACCTGGACCTGCGCTATCGCAACCGCGTGTCGGTCGCCATCCCCATGGCGCGCGCCGTCATGTTTTGCCTGATGGACGTGTCCGGCTCCATGGACGAGGGCAAGAAGGATCTGGCCAAGCGTTTCTTCACGCTGCTGTACCTGTTCTTGTCGCGCAAGTACGAGCATGTCGATCTGGTATTCATCCGCCACACCGACAACGCCGAGGAAGTGGACGAACACACCTTCTTTTACGACCCCAAGAGCGGCGGCACGATCGTGCTGTCTGCGCTGGAGCTGATGCGCGAGATCCTCGAAAAGCGCTATCCGCCGTCCGCGTGGAACGTTTACGCGGCGCAGGCCAGCGACGGCGACTCGTTTGGCGCCGATGCGGGCAAGAGCGCGCGATTCCTGGCCGAACATCTGCTGCCCTCGTCGCGCTACTTTGCCTACATCGAAATCCCCGACTCGCAGGAAGCCCGCAAGAGCAGTCTGTGGGCCGAGTATGAACAGAAACTGGAACCGCACTTCGTCATGCGGCGCATCTGCGACCGCGGGGAGATCTTTCCCGTGTTCCACGACCTGTTCAAGAAGGAGACCGCATGA
- a CDS encoding SpoVR family protein: protein MNANMGALVEPGSDGGARPISQGSEWTFELIQTYDDAISQIAREYGLDTYPNQIEVITSEQMLDAYASAGLPIGYPHWSYGKEFIRNEQFYRRGMQGLAYEIVINSNPCISYLMEENSMPMQALVIAHACYGHNSFFKGNYLFRQWTDADGVLDYLVFARKYVMACEDRYGIDAVESLLDSCHALSHHGVDRYKRPTPASFKEEAARQAEREEHARLQYNDLWRTLPRIEADKDTRIAASVFPPEPEENLLYFIEKYSPKLAPWQKELVRIVRKVAQYFYPQTQTKVMNEGWATFWHYTILNRLHEKGLVNDGFMMEFLQSHTNVVSQRGFDERGYGGINPYALGFAMMSDIRRICEAPTPEDRRWFPDIAGGDWLKTLDFAMRNFKDESYISQYLSPRLIREFRFFAISDHQANPKLEVAAIHDDEGYRDIRRLLAAQHNRDNLVPDIQVVRFNRDTDRSLVLRHLKSRGRPLAGEDAEQVMKHLARLWGFRVRLEETEPDGTISSYREQDPPASK from the coding sequence ATGAACGCCAACATGGGTGCGCTCGTGGAGCCGGGATCGGACGGCGGCGCCCGGCCGATCTCGCAAGGTTCCGAATGGACGTTCGAACTGATCCAGACCTATGACGACGCGATCTCGCAGATCGCCCGCGAGTACGGCCTGGACACCTATCCGAACCAGATCGAGGTCATTACCTCGGAACAGATGCTGGACGCCTACGCGTCGGCGGGCTTGCCCATTGGTTACCCGCACTGGTCCTACGGTAAGGAATTCATCCGCAACGAGCAGTTCTACCGCCGCGGCATGCAGGGTCTGGCGTACGAAATCGTCATCAATTCGAATCCGTGCATTTCTTATCTCATGGAAGAGAATTCCATGCCGATGCAGGCGCTGGTGATCGCGCATGCGTGCTACGGGCACAATTCCTTCTTCAAGGGCAATTACCTCTTCCGGCAGTGGACGGACGCCGACGGCGTGCTGGATTACCTGGTGTTCGCGCGCAAGTACGTGATGGCTTGCGAAGACCGCTACGGCATCGACGCCGTGGAGTCGCTGCTGGACTCGTGCCATGCGCTATCGCATCACGGCGTGGACCGCTACAAGCGCCCGACGCCGGCCTCCTTCAAGGAAGAGGCCGCCCGCCAGGCGGAGCGCGAGGAACACGCGCGCCTGCAATACAACGACCTGTGGCGCACGCTGCCGCGCATTGAAGCGGACAAGGACACGCGCATTGCGGCGTCGGTGTTTCCGCCCGAGCCCGAGGAAAACCTGCTGTACTTCATCGAAAAGTACTCGCCCAAGCTGGCGCCCTGGCAGAAGGAGCTGGTGCGCATCGTCCGCAAGGTCGCGCAGTATTTCTATCCGCAGACCCAGACCAAGGTCATGAACGAAGGCTGGGCCACGTTCTGGCACTACACGATCCTGAACCGGCTGCACGAAAAGGGGCTGGTGAACGACGGCTTCATGATGGAGTTCCTGCAAAGCCACACCAACGTCGTCAGCCAGCGCGGCTTTGACGAGCGCGGCTATGGCGGCATCAACCCGTACGCGCTGGGCTTTGCGATGATGTCGGACATCCGCCGCATCTGCGAAGCGCCCACGCCCGAAGACCGCCGCTGGTTCCCCGACATTGCGGGCGGCGACTGGCTGAAGACGCTGGACTTCGCCATGCGTAACTTCAAGGACGAGTCCTACATCTCGCAGTATCTGTCGCCGCGCCTGATCCGCGAATTCCGCTTCTTCGCGATCTCGGACCACCAGGCCAACCCCAAGCTGGAAGTGGCCGCAATCCACGACGACGAGGGCTACCGCGACATTCGGCGCCTGCTTGCCGCGCAGCACAACCGCGACAACCTGGTGCCCGACATCCAGGTCGTTCGCTTCAATCGCGACACCGACCGCTCGCTGGTGCTGCGCCACCTGAAGAGCCGCGGCAGGCCGTTGGCAGGTGAAGACGCCGAGCAGGTCATGAAGCACCTGGCCCGCCTGTGGGGATTCCGCGTCCGGCTCGAAGAAACCGAACCGGACGGCACGATCAGCTCCTACCGGGAGCAGGACCCGCCAGCGTCGAAGTAA
- a CDS encoding LysR substrate-binding domain-containing protein yields MTFDPPIRSSAPRLDLYSLQVFVAVVEEGSIAAAATREHIAPSALSKRLSELERILDVVLITRHARGVEATGAGHALARHARALLHQARGLTDEIRDFSSGVRGHVRVAANLSSITQFLPQDLRRFLDLHPGVQIDLEENVSSAVTRAVQQNMSDIGIYTQTDDDSGLQSFPYRRDVMTLVANRSHPLAARERVAFADTLEYDHVGMHRGSAANYLFTREAAAINRTVRLRFQVTSYDALVSMVRCELGIGIVPVEALSLFDCGDLRIIPLTDAWARRQLKLCVRSNEPLSGAARLLMEHLLQEAAASGH; encoded by the coding sequence ATGACTTTCGACCCGCCGATCCGATCATCCGCGCCCCGCCTGGATCTCTACAGCCTGCAGGTCTTTGTGGCCGTGGTCGAAGAGGGCAGCATTGCCGCGGCCGCCACGCGTGAGCACATCGCGCCGTCGGCACTGAGCAAGCGGTTGTCGGAGCTGGAACGCATCCTGGATGTGGTGCTGATCACGCGGCATGCTCGAGGGGTGGAAGCGACGGGCGCGGGTCACGCGTTGGCGCGGCATGCGCGAGCGCTGCTGCATCAGGCGCGCGGCCTGACGGACGAGATCCGTGATTTTTCGTCGGGCGTGCGCGGGCATGTGCGCGTCGCGGCCAACCTGTCTTCCATCACGCAGTTCCTGCCCCAGGATCTGCGGCGCTTTCTGGATCTGCACCCCGGGGTGCAGATCGATCTGGAGGAGAACGTCAGTTCGGCGGTGACGCGAGCGGTGCAGCAGAACATGAGCGATATCGGTATCTACACCCAGACCGACGACGACAGCGGGCTGCAGAGTTTCCCGTACCGGCGCGATGTGATGACGCTGGTGGCCAACCGGTCTCATCCGCTGGCCGCGCGGGAGCGCGTGGCGTTTGCCGACACGCTGGAATACGACCATGTCGGCATGCATCGGGGCAGTGCGGCGAACTACCTGTTCACGCGCGAGGCGGCGGCCATCAATCGGACGGTACGGCTGCGGTTCCAGGTCACGTCCTACGATGCGCTGGTGTCGATGGTGCGCTGCGAGCTGGGCATCGGCATCGTGCCCGTGGAGGCGCTGTCCCTTTTCGATTGCGGCGATCTAAGGATTATCCCTTTGACGGACGCTTGGGCGCGTCGCCAGCTCAAGTTGTGCGTGCGCAGCAATGAGCCCCTGTCCGGCGCTGCCCGGCTGCTGATGGAACACTTGTTGCAGGAAGCCGCCGCCTCCGGTCATTGA
- a CDS encoding hydroxymethylglutaryl-CoA lyase: protein MSLPSRVQIVEVGLRDGLQSEPEFVPTDTKAAILNELIAAGVRHIEATSFVSPRAVPQMRDAAELLALADKRPGVVLSALAPNPRGVERALASRADEVVVFLSASESHNRKNLNRSVEQSLRDIEDVAALLQEHPLRRKGAIAVAFGCPFEGDVDIATLKTIVAEFARLDFDAVTLGDTTGMATPRLVRRTVDALRAAFPAMNFSLHFHNTRGLGLVNVVEGLHAGITSFESSLGGLGGCPFAPGATGNVCTEDTVNLLHEMDIETGIDLTALIQASRHLEQVMKRPLSGQVMKAGPRLALHDYDGAVAAVG, encoded by the coding sequence GTGAGCCTTCCAAGCCGAGTGCAGATCGTGGAGGTGGGACTGCGGGACGGACTGCAAAGCGAGCCCGAGTTTGTGCCCACCGACACCAAGGCTGCCATCCTGAATGAATTGATTGCCGCCGGCGTGCGGCACATCGAGGCGACCTCGTTCGTGTCGCCTCGGGCGGTGCCGCAGATGCGAGACGCCGCAGAGTTGCTGGCGCTGGCGGACAAGCGGCCAGGCGTCGTGTTGAGCGCGCTGGCGCCGAACCCGCGCGGCGTTGAACGCGCGCTGGCATCGCGTGCCGATGAAGTCGTGGTGTTCCTGTCGGCCAGCGAAAGCCACAACAGAAAGAACCTGAACCGGTCCGTGGAGCAATCGCTGCGCGACATCGAGGATGTGGCGGCGCTGTTGCAGGAACATCCCTTGCGGCGCAAGGGCGCCATCGCGGTGGCCTTCGGCTGTCCGTTTGAAGGCGATGTCGATATCGCTACGTTGAAGACCATCGTGGCCGAGTTTGCCCGACTGGATTTCGACGCCGTCACGCTGGGTGACACGACGGGCATGGCGACGCCGCGGCTCGTGCGCAGGACGGTCGACGCGCTGCGCGCCGCGTTTCCCGCCATGAATTTTTCTCTGCACTTTCACAACACGCGCGGCCTCGGACTGGTGAATGTGGTCGAGGGGCTGCACGCCGGCATCACGTCCTTTGAGTCGTCGCTGGGCGGCTTGGGCGGCTGCCCGTTCGCGCCCGGAGCGACGGGAAATGTCTGCACCGAGGACACGGTCAACCTGCTGCACGAGATGGACATCGAGACAGGCATCGACCTGACGGCGCTGATCCAGGCTTCGCGGCATCTCGAGCAGGTGATGAAGCGCCCGTTGTCCGGACAGGTAATGAAGGCCGGGCCGCGACTGGCATTGCACGATTACGACGGCGCCGTGGCCGCCGTTGGCTGA
- a CDS encoding CaiB/BaiF CoA transferase family protein — protein MPLSGFRILDLTRIISGPFCTSLLADMGAEVIKIETPGEGDPVRAQGVIRDGLSWYFANYNRNKKSITLDLYSEEGKAVLRRLIAECDVIVENYRPGVMQKMGLGDEALKALKPDIIHCSINGFGTTGPYRDRPAFDFIAQAMSGFMSLNGAESQPPMRAGPPISDLVAGMNGALGIVAALLRRERTGQGDSVSVSLLGSMIGLLSFQASNYFADGRLPARTGNDHGIASPYGLFETADGQVAIAPSNDVVYHKLLDALELSELRADPRFATNADRMRNRGAITEAIQTRTREHTSAHWIERLNRLGVPCGQVLNLQEVFEDPQVQDQHMAIDVPHGDHGDVRMLGFPIKFAQAGGRPVQAAPALGADTRDVLLRFGFAQEDILGLQERGVI, from the coding sequence ATGCCTTTATCCGGATTCCGCATTCTGGACCTGACCCGCATCATCTCGGGCCCGTTCTGCACCTCTCTGCTTGCCGACATGGGCGCAGAGGTCATCAAGATCGAGACGCCGGGAGAAGGCGATCCGGTACGCGCCCAGGGCGTGATACGCGACGGCCTGAGCTGGTATTTCGCCAACTACAACCGCAACAAGAAATCCATCACGCTCGACCTGTACAGCGAGGAGGGCAAGGCCGTGCTGCGGCGCCTGATCGCCGAATGCGATGTCATCGTCGAGAACTACCGTCCGGGCGTCATGCAGAAGATGGGCCTGGGAGACGAGGCGCTCAAGGCGTTGAAGCCCGACATCATTCATTGCAGCATCAACGGCTTTGGGACGACGGGGCCTTATCGCGACCGGCCGGCGTTCGATTTCATCGCGCAGGCGATGAGTGGATTCATGAGCCTGAATGGCGCGGAAAGTCAGCCGCCCATGCGCGCGGGCCCGCCCATCAGCGATCTGGTGGCCGGCATGAATGGCGCGCTGGGCATCGTGGCGGCACTGCTGCGCCGCGAGCGCACCGGCCAGGGCGACAGTGTCAGCGTGAGCCTCTTGGGCAGCATGATCGGCCTCTTGAGTTTTCAGGCGTCGAACTATTTTGCCGACGGCCGGCTGCCGGCGCGCACGGGCAACGATCACGGCATCGCGTCGCCCTACGGGCTGTTCGAGACGGCCGACGGGCAGGTCGCGATCGCGCCCAGCAACGACGTGGTGTATCACAAGCTGCTGGACGCGTTGGAGCTGTCCGAGCTGCGCGCCGACCCGCGCTTTGCGACGAACGCCGATCGCATGCGCAACCGTGGCGCCATCACCGAGGCCATCCAGACGCGCACGCGCGAGCACACGAGCGCCCACTGGATCGAACGACTGAACCGGTTGGGCGTGCCGTGCGGCCAAGTGCTGAACCTGCAGGAAGTGTTCGAGGATCCTCAGGTGCAGGACCAGCACATGGCCATCGACGTTCCGCATGGCGATCACGGCGATGTGCGGATGCTGGGTTTCCCGATCAAGTTTGCGCAGGCCGGAGGCCGGCCCGTGCAAGCCGCGCCCGCGCTGGGCGCCGATACTCGCGATGTGCTGCTGCGGTTCGGATTCGCGCAGGAGGACATCCTCGGTTTGCAGGAACGCGGCGTCATCTGA
- a CDS encoding Bug family tripartite tricarboxylate transporter substrate binding protein gives MLRNLLLSACVLGVAAGAHAQESYPNQPIRIIVPFTPGGGTDFLSRTVSAKLGETTKWNVVAENRPGAGGTIGIGAAARAKPDGYEIVMGQVDNLAVAPSIYSKLSYDPIKDFAPIGIVGEAPLVIVAGKSSPYQTLQALIDAARKAPGAVNYGSPGAGTITHLAAELLQQRANIKLVHVPYKGSGPAMADLLGGQVPVIFTSIPSAAPQLKAGSAVALAVTSPQRSPALPDVPTVAELGYPDFDVRVWYGLLAPAKTPKPIIQTLNTELNKVLALPAMQEALAAQGAQAMPTSPEQFAATIKQDYQKWKPVIEGAKVKLD, from the coding sequence ATGCTACGCAACCTTCTGCTTTCAGCTTGCGTGCTGGGCGTCGCGGCAGGCGCCCACGCCCAGGAGTCCTACCCGAATCAACCCATCCGCATCATCGTGCCGTTCACGCCGGGCGGCGGCACGGACTTCCTGTCACGCACGGTGAGCGCCAAGCTGGGCGAGACGACAAAATGGAATGTAGTGGCCGAGAACCGGCCGGGCGCCGGCGGCACCATCGGCATCGGCGCGGCCGCGCGCGCCAAGCCGGACGGCTATGAGATCGTCATGGGGCAGGTCGACAACCTGGCGGTGGCGCCTTCCATCTACAGCAAGCTTTCCTACGACCCGATCAAGGACTTTGCGCCGATTGGCATCGTGGGCGAAGCACCCCTGGTCATCGTGGCCGGCAAATCCAGCCCCTACCAGACCTTGCAGGCGCTGATCGACGCGGCCCGCAAGGCGCCCGGGGCAGTCAACTACGGGTCTCCGGGCGCCGGCACCATCACGCACCTGGCTGCCGAACTGCTTCAGCAGCGGGCAAACATCAAGCTGGTCCACGTGCCGTACAAGGGGTCGGGGCCGGCGATGGCCGACCTGCTGGGCGGCCAGGTACCGGTGATCTTCACGTCCATTCCGTCGGCAGCGCCGCAGCTGAAGGCCGGAAGCGCGGTTGCGCTGGCCGTCACCTCGCCGCAGCGCAGCCCGGCTCTGCCCGACGTGCCGACCGTGGCGGAACTGGGTTATCCGGACTTCGACGTGCGGGTCTGGTATGGCTTGCTGGCGCCGGCCAAGACGCCCAAGCCCATCATCCAGACGCTGAACACGGAGCTCAACAAGGTGCTGGCGTTGCCGGCGATGCAGGAGGCCTTGGCGGCTCAGGGCGCGCAGGCCATGCCCACGTCGCCGGAGCAGTTCGCGGCGACCATCAAGCAGGACTATCAGAAGTGGAAGCCTGTGATCGAGGGCGCGAAGGTGAAGCTGGATTAA
- a CDS encoding Bug family tripartite tricarboxylate transporter substrate binding protein has protein sequence MNRRRCLLQALCLTFASAALPLAAQAQSHYPDRPVRIIVPFTAGGSSDIQGRLLAEHLGKLYGQSVVVENRPGAGGHIGGKFVADSGPDGYTLLLGSIGLHATYGVYKTLNYQPAKDLKLITVVAEMPHVVVANPALQANTLAELTTLAKAQPDTVHFGSAGVGSSVHMVGELYKMAAQAPIVHIPYRGSSAATNDLLGGQIQLLFENVPTTIGYIQANKLKALAITGATRSPALPDVPTAAEAGLPGLTVTSWTTLAASKDVPDALIEKISADLKRIYADPAFRSGLERLGMTPVGNSPADARDFVERERARWNKVIETEHITAG, from the coding sequence ATGAATCGACGCCGCTGCCTCTTGCAGGCCTTGTGCCTGACCTTCGCGAGCGCTGCCTTGCCGCTCGCCGCCCAAGCCCAATCCCACTATCCCGATCGCCCGGTACGCATCATCGTTCCGTTTACCGCGGGCGGCAGTTCCGACATCCAGGGGCGCCTTCTGGCCGAACATCTGGGCAAACTCTATGGCCAATCGGTCGTCGTCGAAAACCGGCCGGGCGCCGGCGGGCATATCGGCGGCAAATTCGTCGCGGACTCGGGGCCGGACGGCTACACCTTGCTGCTCGGCTCGATCGGTCTGCACGCGACGTACGGCGTATACAAGACGCTGAACTACCAGCCCGCCAAGGATCTGAAGCTGATCACCGTCGTGGCCGAGATGCCGCACGTCGTCGTGGCCAACCCGGCGCTGCAGGCCAACACCCTGGCCGAGCTCACCACGCTGGCCAAGGCGCAGCCCGACACGGTGCACTTCGGCTCGGCCGGCGTCGGCTCATCCGTGCACATGGTCGGCGAGCTCTACAAGATGGCCGCGCAGGCGCCCATCGTGCACATCCCGTACCGCGGCAGTTCGGCCGCGACGAATGACCTGCTCGGCGGTCAGATCCAGCTGCTGTTCGAGAACGTGCCCACCACCATCGGCTACATCCAGGCCAACAAGCTGAAGGCACTGGCCATCACCGGCGCCACCCGCTCGCCCGCCCTGCCCGACGTGCCGACCGCCGCTGAAGCCGGCCTGCCCGGCCTGACCGTCACGTCATGGACCACGCTGGCGGCCAGCAAGGACGTGCCCGACGCGCTGATCGAGAAGATCAGCGCCGACCTCAAGCGGATCTACGCCGATCCCGCGTTTCGCAGCGGCCTGGAACGCCTGGGCATGACGCCCGTGGGCAACTCCCCCGCTGACGCGCGCGACTTTGTCGAGCGCGAGCGCGCCCGCTGGAACAAGGTCATCGAAACCGAGCACATCACCGCAGGTTGA
- a CDS encoding LysR substrate-binding domain-containing protein has product MSRPLNFRQIEAFHAVMLAGTTTGAAQMLRTTQPSVSRLLAQTQQATGLRLFDMERGRLRPTREAKDLFDTVQRHFVGLERIEDRVAAMRRSGSGVLRLACTPALGLGMLPGAVEEFAQRYPDVHINMQTVGSQYLREGLLHGTYDLVVTTAPLEGTQLDLRSLHESAAVCVMRPDHPLADQASVDIMDLHARRLLVLNADDDVYLQLRGAMQDHRVQPASEIETTYSSTICALAAAGSGLGIVNPYIAGVFAGQLAIRPFTPRLPVRVSMAYPTQTAPSLVTEAFVDILAARCQGLPAAM; this is encoded by the coding sequence ATGAGCCGACCGCTGAATTTCCGCCAGATCGAAGCCTTCCATGCCGTCATGCTGGCGGGCACCACGACCGGTGCCGCCCAGATGCTGCGCACCACCCAACCCTCGGTCAGCCGGCTGCTGGCGCAGACGCAGCAGGCGACGGGTCTGCGCCTGTTCGACATGGAGCGCGGGCGCCTGCGGCCGACGCGGGAAGCGAAAGATCTTTTCGATACGGTCCAGCGGCATTTCGTGGGATTGGAGCGCATCGAGGACCGCGTCGCGGCAATGCGGCGCAGCGGCAGCGGGGTGCTGCGGCTGGCTTGCACGCCAGCATTGGGCCTGGGCATGCTGCCCGGTGCGGTGGAAGAATTCGCGCAGCGCTATCCGGACGTCCACATCAACATGCAGACGGTCGGCAGCCAGTATCTGCGCGAGGGGCTGCTCCACGGCACGTATGACTTGGTGGTGACCACCGCACCGCTGGAAGGCACGCAGCTCGATCTGCGCAGCCTGCATGAAAGCGCGGCTGTATGCGTGATGCGGCCGGATCATCCGCTGGCCGATCAGGCGTCGGTGGACATCATGGACTTGCACGCGCGCCGGCTGCTTGTGCTGAATGCCGATGACGACGTGTACCTGCAGCTTCGGGGCGCGATGCAAGACCATCGCGTCCAGCCCGCTTCCGAAATCGAGACCACCTATTCATCGACAATCTGCGCGCTGGCCGCGGCGGGCAGCGGGCTGGGGATCGTCAATCCGTACATCGCGGGGGTGTTTGCCGGCCAGCTCGCCATCCGGCCATTCACGCCGCGCCTGCCGGTGCGCGTCAGCATGGCCTATCCCACGCAGACGGCGCCATCCCTCGTGACGGAAGCATTTGTGGATATCCTGGCGGCGCGTTGCCAGGGGTTGCCCGCTGCAATGTGA